A genome region from Brassica oleracea var. oleracea cultivar TO1000 chromosome C2, BOL, whole genome shotgun sequence includes the following:
- the LOC106323989 gene encoding uncharacterized protein LOC106323989: MGPSNRVRSAHMEDTKGKGIIYEDDDEPIMLEEQDDSHTIRKFRMSLIGKFLNPKNQNVEKLLQFMPTQWKMEDRITANDLGNEKFLFNFSSEDDIQEVLRQGPFHYNFCMFGLVQWEPIVHDDYPWIIPFWVEITGIPLHLWTVKNIGGRLGHIDTMELSAGRLLIDVD, encoded by the coding sequence ATGGGTCCATCAAACCGTGTTAGATCTGCTCATATGGAAGATACAAAAGGGAAAGGTATTATTTATGAGGATGACGATGAGCCTATTATGTTGGAGGAACAAGATGATTCTCATACAATCCGAAAGTTTCGTATGTCTCTCATTGGAAAATTTCTCAATCCTAAAAATCAGAATGTTGAGAAACTGCTACAATTTATGCCCACTCAATGGAAAATGGAAGATCGTATCACTGCGAATGATCTTGGTAATGAGAAGTTTCTGTTTAATTTCTCATCAGAGGATGACATTCAAGAAGTTCTAAGGCAAGGTCCTTTTCACTATAACTTTTGTATGTTTGGCTTGGTGCAATGGGAACCCATTGTGCATGATGACTATCCTTGGATCATCCCATTTTGGGTGGAGATTACCGGCATACCTCTTCATCTATGGACTGTGAAGAACATTGGTGGGAGACTTGGTCACATTGATACTATGGAGTTATCTGCGGGTAGGCTGCTAATAGATGTTGATTAA
- the LOC106323990 gene encoding uncharacterized protein LOC106323990: MKTPIVRSYVRSKVPRLRWNSDLHNSFVQAVEQLGGEHRATPKMVLQLMDVRGLTISHVKSHLQMYRSMKLEESMQDGILAKRSVRVTGEVTWWQFQQYLHNYERLRGNANLFQNQLRREDEMYENIITFGESSNGIKDVPSDYFTCTSLYESSRVRVSKSKADDDNGKIVCDIGDDGNVVTVSVKSTKASKGEEESSLELTLGLKP, encoded by the exons ATGAAGACCCCTATCGTTAGATCATATGTTAGGTCAAAAGTGCCGCGGCTGCGATGGAATTCTGATCTTCACAACTCTTTTGTTCAAGCCGTTGAACAACTAGGTGGAGAACATA GAGCAACTCCTAAGATGGTTTTACAGTTAATGGATGTAAGAGGACTCACAATATCACATGTGAAGAGTCATCTCCAG ATGTATAGGAGCATGAAGTTGGAAGAATCCATGCAAG ACGGGATATTAGCAAAGAGAAGTGTTAGAGTGACAGGGGAAGTGACTTGGTGGCAGTTTCAACAGTACCTTCATAATTATGAACGTCTCCGAGGCAACGCCAACCTTTTCCAAAATCAACTAAG GCGAGAAGACGAAATGTATGAAAACATAATAACATTTGGAGAATCAAGTAATGGAATTAAGGACGTACCAAGTGACTATTTTACTTGCACGTCTCTATATGAGTCTTCAAGG GTCCGAGTTAGTAAAAGTAAAGCTGATGATGACAATGGTAAAATTGTTTGTGATATTGGAGATGATGGTAATGTTGTTACTGTGTCAGTAAAATCAACAAAGGCTTCCAAAGGTGAAGAAGAATCGTCCCTTGAGCTCACTCTTGGTCTCAAGCCTTAA